The region CCTCAGCAGTGCATCAGgcaccattttttattttgttgaatttatGTCAGCTCtcaacgagtaatgctataagaaGGACTAGAGTCCTCCCAAATAtcacgtggcttttaaaatttctattgaatttgaaataatcattattgaattttgattcaatggtaattttaaagcCATATGATATAGCCATTATTATAGTATTACTTACTCTCAACTAATATGCACAGAAAGAGGGGAGGTGGTAGCTAATTGACCTATGTTGGGTGGGTGCTACTCTAAACCTTGTTCATTTTTAGAGGCAATGTCACATAACCAAAGTTGAATAAAAGTGtggtgtataacattactcttcaataaacttccttcttctttttttttttagaaaaactaCTGTTTGGGTGCAAGCTTTGGATACCCTAACCGAGGTAGGAATAGCGCCTCGGACGTGCATTGCTTCTATCTTGTTTGAAGGTCGATCATCCATTATTCATTTAATCAgccctaacaatttttttccccttctccCCTTTAAGGCTAtaacaacttttcttttatacagataaacaaatatttcttattGCCAGGCTTATTTCATGATAATAGTATTAACGTGCAGTTACTTTGAAACTGACTTGTTGAAAAATATGtacaatatttgttttttttttatttttagctttTCTAAGCTATAATACTGCATATTCTAAATTTTGATGATTCTTAAAAGAATTCTCTTTGAATAATGGACTCGTTTGGTAACCAAATCCCATTTAAACCCATTGCCTTTTTGCCCATCATCGACAGTGACAGTTGGAGACAAAACACTGCCACACTCAGTCCTCCTCTTTGAATTTTCCTCCCGTTGAAGACTAGGTCCTCCCGCCCAGACCATTTCACCTCAGTAGAACTAACGTGCGCCTCAACAACTCAACGCCCATCCCCTCTTCTCAcgacttttcttttgttcttctctcCGCACGCCATCAACCCACCGACACCACCATCACGCCGAAACACGCTCAGTCCCCTTCCCATCTCCAGCTTCTCTCTCTCGCTTCTGAAAATGATGCATACCTCAGTCCTCACGCCTAACTCAACGCCCATCTCTTCTCTTTGAGCTTTTCGTTCTTCAGTCCTCACGCCATCCACCCACCGACACAAGCAAGTCCCTTCAGATCTCCAGCTCCTCTCGCAGACTCACTTCTGGAAATTGATCTTCGGAAAATTGATCTCCTCTCTCCATATCCCCAACGAGGTACCAACGGCGAGGACAGATATGTATGATTGTTTAGTGTTAAATGTATCTGTGGGTGTTCATTTAGCATGCCTTCTtcgtagttttttcttttttctttttgtgcgtCTTTCTTGCTGATGGGCTGGATGTATGATGTATCTACATAATGCATATCATAAGCAGTAACTATTGCTAGTCTTCATCATTGATGCAATCAAGATTGATGCGTGGCTTGTAAATTAGAAAAATGTACAAAGGGGCTTCAAAAGAAAACTCTGGGGTTGGTTCATTGAAATTAGAAGTTATCAGTTTCATTGTTTATTGACTTTTGTTTAACTACTTTTGGGGGTGTTAGGGTTATTCAAGTTCAATCTAGAATTGGTTCAGGTTTAAGGGATTTACTATGATGGGCTTTAGTTTTATGTTATTGGTCTGGCCTAGTTTTACATGTAAACTCATAATTAAGGTTAGTTTGGGTCCAAGCAATATGCTTGGGGACcaagtttaaaaaaagaaaaagaaaaaaaaaaaaaaaaaagagaaatctgCATATATCCACTTAATCAAGggtttgtgttattttgaggggaaaaaaaaaaacagattttgaTATTTcccttttgtttcttctcttgGGCTTCGATTTTGAGCTCCTCAGCTCTTGAAGATTCTCCATAGCTCATGTTGTATGAGCCAATCTTGCTGGAAATTGTAGAACAACATATCTGCAACCTTTAAGTGATACATCAGGTGTATTTGGGCTCTCCAGCACCTCTGGCTGTTGGACCATCCACCTGGGCTATATCAATAAACATCTATATTGTATTGTATATCAACCTTTATTAGACTTTTTTTATTCTCTGTCCGgtcatattatgtatatttttcagCATGATCAGTTTCTCATATTAGGTTAATCTTTAAgtttcaataattttaaaaagaggaTATAGTCCAAATGTATCGTAGTCTACAAAAATATTGAGCATATTTCTGTTGAAATAAATCTAATTCAGCATTTGCTTATGTTGAACATAAttatgaataatgttataagATTGTCACGTTATTTGCTTCCCAATGTAGACACGTATAAATGTCTACAAGAAGTGATTTGTCAAGTGGTCCCCCGTTATGTCGCTGTAGAATTCCTGCACGTCTAAGGAACTTTAGGCCCGAGACCAATTCCGGTAGAAAGTGGTATGAATATATTAACTACAAGGTAATTCCCATTTTAACGATGAGTGCTTATATTTTGTTGTTAGTAGCCTATGACACTTTCGCCTTTTTCATATCATCTAGAAACCCAGTGATTGTGATTTCTTCGAGTGGGCTGATAAGGATATTACTGGTTGCGAGAAGAGGTTAATGGAATATCTGCAACAAATGGAGGACAGAATGCATGCTGATAACGTCAGAGTTGAGGAACTTATTGAACAAAAGTGCCGTGAACATTGTGACCAACTTCGGCGGGAGTTAGGGTCCGGTCAAAATAATGGGAATATGTTAAGGGTTGCGTTGTTAGTTGTAATATTGGttttagtcttttattttaGTGGTTTTAGTGGACCTAGAAGTACCAAGTTGATGTTAAAATGACAATTATTGAAGAAGTTTGGCTGTACTAGTTTCCTGTATAAAGTTCACTTGTCTTTTTAGAATTGTCgccaattttgtaaataattctatgaactttataaataatatgttatttaatatatttatctttcaatgtttttcaatttcatcactCAGTTTGTTTAGATGGTGTTGaatcattcaaaataaaaaattagagtcTTTGAAATTTAGAAAGTAATTACAAGTGTGATGAgagtttaagaaattaaataaaaactttccTAAAACTTATTAAATTTGTCTGACGCGTACTACTCGAACTTCAACCATTGTTGGTGAATATGCCCTTGTACATTTTGGGTTTGCTTCTAAGCAGGGTGATGCCATAATTACCAAGTTCgtgtttttatatatagagtaaaatcttaaaaaaatgaaatatattgcAAGAATTATAGGAGACAAAGGGACTAGAAGCCATAGACtgaattttataagaaaaatactTATGGTCTGAAATGAGCATACTCTTCATTGAAAACTTAAAAGTGAATTCTAAAAGCATGGGATTTTTAGAAACATCATCCCCCCAAATACAAATCAATAATGGAGACCAAAAACTACAGGCAGAAAACAACTGCATACTATTTTGGTGAATGGCTTAAAGGTGACTCCACGTACTTAAGGCCATTGCATCCCTTACTTTCCCCATATAAATTGCACTACCATCTGATTGGTCCGGTCGTTCCCCGGGTGCCACGTTTTGCGCCAATCCCAATTCATGTTgatcatcaacatcaacccAAGGGTTCAGTTTGAGCAAAGCCTTCCGAAACAGTGGATCTATCATCCCGTTATATTTCCTAATAAAGTTATGCAAAGTGCAGCACACAATTACAAATAGGCGTTGGTATCGTAGCTTGTATGGCGGCATTTTATCTAAAATTGGAAACCGGTTCTTTAACACCGCAAAAGCTCGTTTCACGACAGTCCGTAAAGATGAGTGCCTATAGTTGAATAGCTCACTCAAATTCCTAGGAAGTTCTTGGCCATGTTGAAATGTCGCCAAATGATAGCGCTCACGTCGATACGGCGGTAAAAACCCCCGATAGCAACTATATCCGAAATCAACCAAGCAGAATGAACCTGCACCTCATGTACaaatataaatttgtaattatCCAAAGTACAATAACGAGGATTCTTAAATGTTACATATGAAGTATTTGTGTCGTCTATTACCTTCTTTAGGGGTTGAGAAGCGTAGTGTTAGATCATTCACACACATTGTAAAAATGTGTGCGTCGTGCGCACTCCCCTCCCAACCAGCGTACACAAAGGTGAAGCATAGATCTAGGTCTACAACACACATGACGTTTTGAGTGGTTGTATGCTTTCTACCTCGGTACGTCGTGTTATCCGCACCGGTCACCTTCACATGAATGTGCGTGCCATCAATAGCACCTATACATTCCtgcaattaatatattatttgttaGTATAGTGCGATATTTAATAGCAATAATCCAAAGCTGTATTTTCTGAACTTCGATAAAAATGACAAAGCATTGCTCACCGTAACCATGGATAGAAGTTTCCATTTCGGGTAACGATAGGGTGTGGCTTCATTGTCTGCGTGGGTTGGATGATTGTTTTACCTAGCCTACAAATGGCTTTGCATGTCCTTCTACAGTATACGCTCACAGTATGCAACGATCGTTGGAGCCGATCAGACACGTCCCTCTGCGACCAATTGTGTGCCATTAGGAGGCAAAATACAGTCACTTGCTCTGTGATCTTCACATATCGACTGCTCTACAAGAAGCTATTCTGCTTTAATGTGTTATAAAGCGCAAGATATGCATCAGGCCACATTCTGAAGCGCTCGTAGCATGTTCTCGGATTGGGATTTGTTAACACCCAATAAATCCACATAGGGCCCATTAGCTCAGATGTTCTTTGAGGTATAAGACGCCTTTGTCTTTCTTCAAGTTGTTCCTTCCACTTCGCTATCCTGATGAACATTTGCCCAAGCTGTAACTCAACTTCTACAGTATCGGGATCGTTGAAAAAAGCGTCATCATTGCTTCCAAGCGATGATGCTATTGATTCTTTATCTAAATCATCCTCATCACCCCACGATGCATCAGAATTGGAACATGCGTCCAATTCGTCCTCCCAATTTGGATTTTCAAGACTTGATGGTCCAACAGTATCCATTTTGGCACCTATGTACTAATCGTTAGACAATAGTTGAGAAATATTGAAATCCAATATTAGAACATAAAGTATATGCTGTGTCAAATATTTTGcagacacaaaaaaataaaaatactacaaatatataaatatgaagaaGATAAAAACGACTGACATATATAAATAGTGCTAATTAAAATGTCgatagaattaaaataaagacaatGTCATGAATTTAGAAGCAATAGTCTGAAAATCTCTAAAGGATTAGCCCAACAACTAGATAACGAAAGTGCGAAATCACAGATCCTTCATATTAATCCCTCGCATGACCCATCCCACCCTTTTAATCAGGTCCATGCCAATGAATACCCTTGCCTTTGTCCTATCGGTGAAGGAATTGGCAGCCCTCCAATAATTTTCCTCTGTCAGAGGGTGCTCAGCCACCACATCGTTCAGGACCACCATCGCCTCTGCGATTACATCTGGTTTACTAGTAGCGAATGACCCTTTGGCTGTCCTTAACTTGCAATTCAGCAGGTCAAATTCTCTCTTCATTTCCGACCATTCACCAGACATTTTTCCAACTTCCAAGTCCTCATTGGTTGTGTTAGTACGCTTACTGCTCCGGGAGGAATTGAGGGGTGCTGCACGCCGCTTACCCTTGTTTGGTGGCATCCTTATGCTAGAGCGGGGCATGTCAAGCTCTTCCAAGTTGATTACGGCACACAGATTATTTAGGTCAAGCAACGGGTTGTCAAAGCCGCGTTCGTCATCAGTGTCTGGCGGATCCTGTGTGCTGGTGTGGGCTAACTCTCCCGTGGCATACGATCCTGCAAATATGGAGGTTAACAATGGGAAGAGGCGCGACGGATTGTActtgaatttgtaatatttatccACACCATACTCCttcaaaacaaacagaacatGAAGCAATTCGTTAGTTtgtaatgaaatatttaatatgaaatttataagaaaaaaacttTGTTGATGCTTACAAATTTCAGTTGCTCCCACTTGTCCTCGCTATTGGTGACTGTGTTTGTCGTGTGGTCCCAACCGAAGCCTGTACCCACCTTGCCGCTTAGGAGCATAGTGAAATCTTTGTGACATTGTTTTAAGCctcctattttattattcactTGTCGGGTGCTGTAACGACAATTGTCGATACAATTGTTGAGGTCATTGGTGATTTTGTTCACGTGGCTACCGAATGAAGGCCTAACTCCTTTTTGGGCAAACCCTAGCAGAATAAAGATCAAGTGTTCCTCATTTTCCAGAGACCATACAGCGGGTGGGGGCTTGGGCTGACTCAAACCCTTAACCTGGTGCTTCCTTGGAGATTTTCGGGGGGTACCGATATTGTTCATCTATATGAGTGAAAATAACACATTTTTTGTATATGTGAAAATCATAAGTTTAAATAATATGCTAGGAACTTGCACATCTGAAAATATGCTAGCACTAAATTTTCAAGCTGTCTGAATTTCATGTACTTAAGGCCAATACAAATCTGAACTCTAAGCATAGTCATCAAACTTAAGCAAGATAGTGTCTATTATAACATTCATATATTGGAAGTTTATATGTAAGAACCACCCAATAAAATAACATGCATCAcagtaatttataaaaataaagattaaagcAGGATAGGATGGCCCTATTTTAGCAAACCACAAATTCGCAAAAAATCGAATGGGTGCAGAAAACCGAATGGGTGTAGAAAATGGAATAGGTGCATGTTATTTAGACTCATGGGTGCATGTTATCATTCTTGAATCAAATGGATGCCCCTGTTTGTCATCATTCTTTTTATTATCAGTCAAAGCAACTAATGGGTGCATGTTATTTATACTCTGATGGATAACAGTGTGGGCATTATTCCCACTGCCAAGCCAACCAATGATTGATGGTTACCAGCCTTGGCAGAGAAGACAAATACTTatggtttgttaaaaaaaacatgaaacttGATTTCCTAcaagaaaataaactaaaagtataacaaagaaaaaaaaaacaaaaaaaaaaaaaaacaggacaGTAGAGTATAAAGCAATAGTAGGATGTGTAAATAATTCAAGTCCACATTATGAACTACAACAACATCTACTAACATGCGAAAGCCTATGGAGCACATTTATATCACCACAAGGCAAATGAATTTACTTTATTAGACAGAGACACACGGAGGACCAGCCAAGTTATCAAAGAGACAAAGAACGTGTCCAGAATGGTGAAGAGGCCTATGCCTTCAGGGATTCCCTGCAGAGCTATGGCTGGATTGGTGTCAAggttggattttctttttcgtcttttgtgttttggattatataattttatgtgatttgcatgtgtttgtgtttgtatttgttcttACTCatctattaaacaaaaaatagcaTAGTGAAGAGGAACTTGTCCTGTTTAAGAACTTGGCACAACAAGATGTTTAAGATATGGAAAACCTGAACATATAATTCCTCTATCTTAACTGCAAAATCCATTCTCTAAGACAAGTACCCATCATATCCATGTTCTAAACTTCAAGATCCTACTGTCATTCCAAGACTTAAAAAAATAGAGGCTCTTGACCATCAACAATCACCCCCCATTCATTAAGGTTCCTAAAATGTAAAATCCTAAATCTTTGAACCATTTGTTACTGTTTTACATGCCAAAACAGAGTGCTCCCCTGtgataatcaaatcaaagcACAACTAACgctttaaacaaataacaacaaaGTTTTCTATATATCCTTAAAGTATTTTATAGGAGGATGATAACAAATAATCACAAAGTTTTTCTATAGAAGGATGATAATAATGCAGCTCTTCTATTTCTGTTATAACTTTTCTGCCAAACTGGAAACATAAACAGGGAGAATGGATGATGAAATCAAGTTGTTGGGTGCCCACTGAAACGTGCCAGAAATAGAAACCCTACATAATAGGGAAACTAACCTTGCTATGGGATCTAGTGACTGGACCTGTGAGTCTGAGTCTTGCAGAACGACGTTTCCCCTTCGTCCCGTTGATGGCCCTCCCTGGATGGCAGCTTCTTAGTGCAGCCTCCCTCTTACTGCCGTTTGTTGATTTCGTGATCCTTTGCTTGCCCATGCTGCAAATGAAGGGAAGGGGCTCTAGTTTTGTAGAACTCTTGCTGGTACGGAGGTCAGAGTAGGATGAAACGATCGTTGAGACCTCTCGTTCAGAGGGTGCAGAAAGCAAATTCTTGGGAGGTGATGGAGAGATCCTGTAAATAGATTTCCGTCGACCTAAGTGTAGAGGGGAATTAATTTGGTGGTTAGGGTAATAATGGATAGAGGTGAGAAAGGATAGGAGAAAAATCGATTCTGTACCAGACACAAATTTTTGGTCGTTGTTTGAATTTAGGCACATGGCTGAGATGGCGTTTGGATCGAAAATGAGAATCTCACAGGCTTTGCCTTTATCCGCCTGTGACTGAGGGGATATGGAGAGGAGATCAATTTTCAGGAGAGAGAAGAGCTGGAGATGGGAAGGGGACTATCAGTGTTTCAACGTGATGGGTTGATGGCGTTCGGAGAGAAGAACGAAAGGAAAGTCGTGAGAAGAGGGGATGGGCGTTGAGTTGCTGAGGTGAAATGGTCTGGGCGGGAGGACATAGTCTTCAACGGGAGGAAAATTCAAAGAGGAGGACTGAGTGTGGAAGTGTTTTGTCTTCAACTGTCACTGTTGGTGATGGGCAAAAAGGAAATGGGTTTAAATGGGATTTGGTTACCAAACGAGTCCAATGTTTTTCAACCTTATTATATCAGGTTGATTGCACTTGTGTATATAGCAATAGGTTACAAGAGTTTGATTCAGCTATGCTTCTATAGAGATTTACTCTAGCTATATGATATACATTGGTAGAGATTGGTTCGAACTAGAACTATTCTAATCTAAATAGAAATACACGGTTGGAGATAGGTTTGATCTAAACCCCTATTATGATCTAAGTCTGACCGATTACAATTCAAAACTCAAGGTTATCTAAAACTCTTATCTTCGGTTGAAGCTAAAAGACCTTCAACACTTGGACTCTTGGATAAGAGTCTTGGTGCTTTAACATCCTCCCTCAAGGTTAGTGGGTCAGGTTGCACGTTGATATACATTGGTAGAGATTGGTTCGAACTAGAACTATTCTAATC is a window of Alnus glutinosa chromosome 4, dhAlnGlut1.1, whole genome shotgun sequence DNA encoding:
- the LOC133866338 gene encoding uncharacterized protein LOC133866338, coding for MDTVGPSSLENPNWEDELDACSNSDASWGDEDDLDKESIASSLGSNDDAFFNDPDTVEVELQLGQMFIRIAKWKEQLEERQRRLIPQRTSELMGPMWIYWECIGAIDGTHIHVKVTGADNTTYRGRKHTTTQNVMCVVDLDLCFTFVYAGWEGSAHDAHIFTMCVNDLTLRFSTPKEGSFCLVDFGYSCYRGFLPPYRRERYHLATFQHGQELPRNLSELFNYRHSSLRTVVKRAFAVLKNRFPILDKMPPYKLRYQRLFVIVCCTLHNFIRKYNGMIDPLFRKALLKLNPWVDVDDQHELGLAQNVAPGERPDQSDGSAIYMGKVRDAMALSTWSHL